The Deltaproteobacteria bacterium genome contains a region encoding:
- a CDS encoding molybdopterin-dependent oxidoreductase, producing the protein MMRVSFGRGGSTTFPRDLVNSDAVLIMGSNMAECHPVAFRWPLKAKTEHGAVLMHVDPRFTRTSALCDIHAAIRAGTDIVFLGAIINHVIHSKRWNTDPFFREYVVNYTNAATLIAPDFKDTEDLDGLYSGLSPDGKAYSNATWAYQREKPPAPSAQEAKTFTDLLLQRIPGRPKTDPTLRNPRTVFRILERHYSRYTPETVEKICGCPKEKFLQVAESLLNNSGSDRTSNITYAVGWTQHTVGVQIIRTAAILQSLLGNIGRPGGGVLALRGHATIQGSTDIATLYHSLPGYLNMPDARKAHESLKDFILTEAVPLSTSFWGNYPKYAVSYFKAQFGDAATRENDYGYDYHPKITGDHSHMPMFIDMAAGKIKGLLLMGQNPAVGGQNARLQRKALAKLDWMVVRDFFETETAAFWRNSPEIRSGELKASGIKTEVFFLPAAVLAEMEGTFTNTQRLIQAHDKAVDPPDDARSDAWFSFLLGKRLKELYKDSTHDRDWAIRNLLWNYEPDAAEAAEWRIKDEPSAYKLLKEINGYTWEDRKPLATFAALKEDGSTACGAWIYTGVIPEEGKNRAKSRKGDDWISPNWGFAWPANRHIMYNRASADSSGKPWSEKKKLVYWDPAADSGTKDPGGKPVLGKWVAPSGEGIDFQPTKAPGFRGKDNGLGFDWLSGNDAFIMRSDGKAWLFAPAGLVDGPLPAHYEPYESPVKNLLYRQQSNPVAKVWKVEGNPYHKVADPAYPIVISTYRLTEHHLTGAMSRWLPWLAELMPELFCEISPELAKEKEIRNGEYATIRTARGEVEARALVTRRMRPFLIDGKIVHEIGLPWHWGWQGTAQGDVVNNLTPMVGDPNVSIHEGKVFTCDIRAGKKGGRA; encoded by the coding sequence ATGATGAGGGTCTCCTTCGGTAGAGGCGGTTCCACCACCTTCCCTCGCGACCTCGTCAACTCCGACGCGGTTCTGATCATGGGCTCCAACATGGCGGAATGCCATCCGGTGGCCTTCCGCTGGCCGCTCAAAGCCAAAACGGAACACGGCGCCGTCCTGATGCACGTGGACCCGCGCTTTACGCGCACGTCCGCCCTTTGCGACATCCACGCCGCCATCCGGGCGGGAACCGATATCGTGTTTCTTGGGGCGATTATCAACCATGTAATCCACAGCAAGCGTTGGAACACCGACCCGTTCTTCAGGGAGTACGTGGTCAACTATACCAACGCGGCTACGTTGATCGCCCCCGACTTCAAGGACACCGAAGACCTGGACGGACTCTACTCCGGGCTTTCCCCCGACGGGAAGGCGTACAGCAACGCCACCTGGGCTTACCAGCGCGAAAAGCCGCCGGCGCCATCGGCACAGGAGGCGAAGACCTTCACCGACCTCCTGCTGCAGCGAATCCCGGGGCGCCCCAAGACGGATCCGACGCTTCGGAACCCGCGCACCGTCTTCCGGATCCTGGAACGGCACTACTCCCGGTACACACCCGAGACGGTGGAAAAGATCTGCGGCTGCCCGAAGGAAAAATTCCTGCAGGTGGCCGAGTCCCTGTTGAACAACTCCGGCAGCGACCGGACATCGAACATCACCTACGCCGTGGGATGGACCCAGCACACGGTGGGCGTGCAGATCATCCGCACCGCCGCCATCCTGCAGTCCCTGCTCGGCAACATCGGGCGACCCGGCGGGGGGGTACTCGCCCTTCGCGGCCACGCCACGATCCAGGGCTCCACCGACATCGCCACGCTGTATCACTCCCTTCCCGGCTACCTGAACATGCCCGATGCGCGCAAGGCGCACGAATCCTTGAAGGACTTCATCCTCACCGAGGCGGTGCCGCTTTCCACCAGCTTCTGGGGGAACTATCCCAAGTACGCCGTCTCCTATTTCAAGGCCCAGTTCGGGGACGCCGCGACCCGGGAGAACGACTACGGGTACGACTATCATCCCAAGATCACCGGCGACCATTCCCACATGCCGATGTTCATCGACATGGCGGCGGGAAAGATCAAGGGCCTCCTGCTGATGGGGCAGAACCCCGCCGTGGGCGGGCAGAACGCCCGCCTCCAGCGCAAGGCCCTTGCGAAGCTCGACTGGATGGTGGTCCGCGATTTCTTCGAGACGGAGACGGCCGCCTTCTGGCGCAACTCCCCCGAGATCCGGTCGGGGGAGCTCAAGGCCTCCGGGATCAAGACCGAGGTGTTCTTCCTTCCCGCTGCCGTCCTCGCGGAGATGGAAGGGACCTTCACCAACACGCAGCGGCTGATCCAGGCGCACGACAAGGCCGTCGATCCGCCCGACGACGCGCGCAGCGACGCCTGGTTCAGCTTCCTCCTGGGAAAGCGGCTCAAGGAGCTGTACAAGGATTCGACACACGACCGCGACTGGGCGATCCGGAACCTCTTGTGGAACTACGAGCCGGATGCGGCCGAGGCGGCGGAGTGGCGGATCAAGGACGAACCGTCGGCCTACAAGCTCCTGAAGGAGATCAACGGCTACACCTGGGAGGACAGGAAGCCGCTTGCCACCTTCGCCGCCCTCAAAGAGGATGGCTCCACGGCCTGCGGGGCCTGGATCTACACCGGGGTGATCCCCGAGGAAGGGAAGAACCGGGCGAAGTCCCGCAAGGGAGACGACTGGATCTCCCCGAACTGGGGGTTCGCCTGGCCCGCGAACCGCCACATCATGTACAACCGCGCCTCCGCCGACTCCTCGGGCAAACCATGGTCCGAGAAGAAGAAACTGGTGTACTGGGACCCCGCGGCCGACAGCGGGACGAAGGATCCCGGCGGCAAACCGGTCCTCGGAAAATGGGTGGCACCCTCCGGCGAGGGGATCGACTTCCAGCCCACGAAAGCCCCGGGGTTCCGGGGGAAAGACAACGGGCTGGGCTTCGACTGGCTGAGCGGAAACGACGCCTTCATCATGCGGTCGGACGGCAAGGCGTGGCTGTTCGCGCCGGCGGGGCTCGTGGACGGCCCGCTGCCGGCCCATTACGAGCCGTACGAATCCCCGGTGAAAAACCTTCTCTACCGGCAGCAGTCCAACCCCGTGGCGAAGGTGTGGAAGGTGGAGGGGAACCCGTACCACAAGGTGGCCGATCCCGCCTACCCGATCGTCATCTCCACCTACCGGCTCACAGAGCATCATTTGACCGGGGCGATGAGCCGCTGGCTCCCCTGGCTGGCGGAGCTGATGCCCGAGCTCTTCTGCGAGATCTCCCCGGAGCTTGCGAAGGAGAAGGAAATCAGGAACGGGGAGTACGCCACGATCCGGACGGCCCGGGGCGAGGTCGAGGCAAGGGCGCTCGTCACGCGGCGGATGCGGCCCTTCCTCATCGACGGGAAAATCGTCCACGAAATCGGCCTGCCGTGGCACTGGGGCTGGCAGGGCACTGCCCAGGGGGACGTGGTGAACAACCTGACCCCCATGGTGGGGGACCCCAACGTCTCGATCCACGAAGGGAAGGTTTTCACCTGCGACATCCGCGCGGGGAAGAAAGGAGGTCGAGCCTAA
- a CDS encoding 4Fe-4S dicluster domain-containing protein — translation MPKGMFVDTSICTGCKACQVACKEWNALPHEPGHFRFDPVEKRPIAVNFTGDSYDNTGALGATDWRRVRFIEQFSEDRSRGRWLFSSDSCKHCNDAGCLNACPTGAIVRTDLGNVFIRQDVCIGCKYCIPSCPYGVISLSEATGTVHKCTLCNDRIHNGLGTACAKVCPTGSISFGEVAELRKAADKRLAQLKGLGYGEANIYGYKEAGGLNVFYLFLDRPQVYGQAEAVVVPQQRLPVSSAVTIAGALALGAAALVSFRERGSREENEEVKK, via the coding sequence ATGCCGAAAGGGATGTTCGTCGACACTTCCATCTGCACCGGATGCAAGGCATGCCAGGTGGCGTGCAAGGAATGGAACGCCCTTCCCCACGAACCCGGTCATTTCCGATTCGATCCCGTGGAGAAGCGCCCGATCGCCGTCAACTTCACCGGCGACTCCTACGACAACACCGGCGCGTTGGGCGCCACCGATTGGCGGCGCGTCCGCTTCATCGAGCAGTTCAGCGAGGACCGCTCCCGCGGACGGTGGCTCTTCTCGAGCGATTCGTGCAAGCATTGCAACGACGCCGGCTGCCTGAACGCCTGCCCCACCGGCGCCATCGTCCGTACCGACCTGGGAAACGTCTTCATCCGGCAGGACGTCTGCATCGGCTGCAAGTACTGCATTCCTTCCTGCCCCTACGGGGTGATCTCCCTGAGCGAAGCCACGGGCACCGTCCACAAGTGCACGCTGTGCAACGACCGCATCCACAACGGGCTGGGGACCGCCTGCGCGAAGGTGTGTCCGACGGGGTCGATCTCCTTCGGAGAGGTCGCCGAACTCAGGAAAGCCGCCGACAAGCGGCTGGCGCAGCTCAAGGGCCTGGGCTACGGCGAGGCGAACATCTACGGGTACAAGGAGGCAGGCGGCCTCAACGTGTTCTACCTTTTCCTGGATCGCCCGCAGGTGTACGGCCAGGCGGAAGCGGTGGTGGTGCCGCAGCAGCGCCTTCCGGTCTCGTCGGCGGTGACGATCGCCGGCGCGCTGGCCCTCGGGGCGGCCGCGCTGGTGAGCTTCCGGGAACGTGGATCCAGGGAAGAGAACGAGGAGGTGAAGAAATGA
- the nrfD gene encoding polysulfide reductase NrfD — protein sequence MNPEVHIPGWEWYYVAMYFFIAGVSAGAYFIGTLAELFGGERHREISRTAFYIAFPLILLTPALLIADLGRPWRFWHLLFHAKSGFPFLNFQSPLSVGSWALLLFGVMAFLSFFDNLVSEGKLQSVPFAKAYNRIPRKWYAVVGSIAGFFVAGYTGVILNVTARPFWAATDPLVGALFVASGASTGAAAIYLVMVWRKKLADPGLPGFERFDRLSKLLELFLAVGMVVLAGKYAAPLLKGFTAVMFWGGAVLLGTLLPLAAGWYATRTAADPVPAERLATVLAVLVLVGGALLRISMVVAGQVQ from the coding sequence ATGAACCCCGAAGTCCACATACCGGGCTGGGAGTGGTACTACGTCGCGATGTATTTCTTCATCGCCGGGGTTTCGGCGGGGGCCTATTTCATCGGCACGCTGGCGGAGCTGTTTGGGGGCGAGAGGCACCGCGAGATCAGCCGCACCGCATTCTATATCGCATTCCCGCTGATCCTGCTGACCCCAGCGCTCCTGATCGCCGATCTCGGGCGGCCGTGGCGTTTCTGGCACCTGCTCTTCCATGCGAAAAGCGGCTTTCCCTTCCTCAACTTCCAGTCCCCCCTCTCCGTCGGTTCCTGGGCGCTCCTTCTCTTCGGGGTGATGGCGTTTCTTTCCTTCTTCGACAACCTGGTGTCCGAAGGGAAGCTGCAAAGCGTGCCGTTCGCAAAAGCATACAACCGCATCCCGCGGAAATGGTATGCGGTCGTGGGCTCCATCGCCGGCTTCTTCGTGGCCGGGTACACCGGCGTAATTTTGAACGTGACTGCCCGTCCGTTCTGGGCGGCCACCGATCCCTTGGTTGGCGCGCTCTTCGTCGCGTCCGGGGCCTCGACCGGGGCGGCGGCCATCTACCTGGTGATGGTCTGGCGAAAGAAACTCGCGGATCCCGGGCTTCCGGGTTTCGAGCGCTTCGACCGCCTCTCCAAGCTCCTCGAACTTTTCCTGGCGGTCGGCATGGTCGTCCTGGCCGGGAAATACGCCGCTCCCCTCTTGAAGGGATTTACCGCCGTGATGTTCTGGGGCGGGGCCGTGCTGCTGGGCACATTGCTCCCGCTGGCGGCGGGCTGGTATGCGACCCGAACCGCCGCGGATCCGGTACCGGCGGAACGATTGGCGACGGTCCTTGCCGTCCTCGTGCTCGTGGGCGGCGCCCTTCTCCGCATCAGCATGGTCGTAGCCGGGCAAGTGCAGTGA
- a CDS encoding formate dehydrogenase accessory protein FdhE, with protein sequence MQGDPEDPLEQRLGVLVREWPDLGGAAEVYRVTLPLLRSVGPIAASRTLTGDQARTKLSKDEFLLHGAALVFDHNAARELMLGLARNLENVGLVAMSPIRSALEGGRLIPEELLGHVADGDYPSLAARAEEQALDPPLLWTLAQSALKPTLRAWCGELAPLVHTAGEWEKACCFICGAPASLGELQGNEQAKHLRCGQCGADWLIRRLQCIYCGNEDTSLLGILYPEGRRENVRVEVCDKCHGYLKVVARFTPCSPEELAVEDLSTLYLDCLAQGRGYRRPLLRRDGP encoded by the coding sequence ATGCAGGGAGACCCGGAAGATCCGCTGGAACAGCGGTTGGGTGTCCTTGTTCGCGAATGGCCGGATCTCGGGGGGGCCGCTGAAGTGTACCGGGTCACCCTCCCTCTCCTGAGGAGCGTCGGCCCGATCGCGGCATCGAGAACGCTGACGGGAGACCAGGCGCGAACGAAGTTGTCGAAAGACGAATTCCTCCTCCACGGCGCCGCCCTCGTCTTCGATCACAATGCCGCCCGCGAACTGATGCTTGGCCTGGCCCGGAACCTGGAAAATGTGGGGCTGGTTGCCATGTCCCCGATCCGGTCCGCGTTGGAGGGAGGCCGGTTGATCCCCGAGGAGCTGCTTGGGCACGTGGCGGATGGGGATTACCCGTCCCTCGCCGCCCGGGCGGAAGAGCAGGCGCTGGATCCCCCTCTCCTGTGGACGCTGGCCCAATCCGCGCTCAAGCCCACCCTCCGTGCCTGGTGCGGGGAACTGGCGCCTCTCGTCCACACCGCAGGCGAATGGGAGAAGGCCTGCTGTTTCATCTGCGGCGCCCCCGCCTCTCTTGGCGAACTTCAAGGAAACGAGCAGGCCAAGCACCTGCGCTGCGGGCAGTGCGGCGCGGACTGGCTGATCCGCCGGCTACAGTGTATTTACTGCGGCAACGAGGATACCTCCCTTCTCGGCATCCTTTACCCGGAAGGCCGGCGCGAGAACGTCCGGGTGGAGGTGTGCGACAAGTGCCATGGCTATCTCAAGGTGGTCGCCCGCTTTACCCCCTGCTCTCCCGAAGAGCTGGCGGTCGAGGACCTCTCCACCCTTTACCTGGACTGCCTCGCGCAAGGGCGAGGCTACCGGCGCCCGCTCCTCCGGCGGGATGGACCTTGA
- a CDS encoding PIN domain-containing protein, with translation MADLLLDTGPLVALLDRSERNHERCVAFFREFRGRLITTESVLTEAVYLLGPSFSRQKPALDFVLGGGAELVPMMPALLKRCARLMSKYSDVPMDYADATLVAVAETLGIRDILTLDRRGFSVYRYSSRGSFRIFPE, from the coding sequence GTGGCTGATCTTCTGCTGGATACCGGCCCGTTGGTCGCCCTGCTCGACCGGAGCGAGCGGAATCACGAGCGGTGCGTCGCGTTTTTCCGGGAGTTCCGGGGGCGGCTGATTACGACAGAGTCGGTGTTGACCGAGGCGGTCTATCTGCTCGGGCCTTCGTTTTCCCGCCAGAAGCCGGCGCTCGATTTTGTCCTTGGGGGTGGGGCCGAACTGGTTCCCATGATGCCGGCGCTTCTCAAGCGTTGCGCTCGCCTGATGTCGAAATATTCCGACGTCCCTATGGATTACGCGGACGCGACACTGGTAGCGGTGGCCGAGACGCTCGGCATCCGGGATATTCTGACGCTGGATCGCAGGGGCTTTTCCGTTTACCGGTATTCGTCGAGGGGCTCTTTCCGGATCTTCCCCGAGTAG
- a CDS encoding NAD(P)/FAD-dependent oxidoreductase — MRGNVLRSVADRFETRKAERMECGTQGATFFLEPRPKEYDVVIVGGGPAGLSAAAFCGKKSLRTAVFEGKCWGGILTRCCPDKRIDNYPGVPKGILAEDLAALLVEQARESGPDLFELGVEEITADGTIRAKDLEVAGKVFILACGSNPGEAGIPGEKEFAGRGVHYRVHDPSRFQGMRVVVLGGGDTAISHVHRLLGVAERVTFVHRKPLLRSVEGLSAEALQAGNLEVLLGTVVEEILGTSRVEGVRLRQDADGQTRDLPADGVIVAAGRVPNSALFKNLGLALDPKGQIVTDDWQRTSVPRILAIGDVSSRLKMIITAVAQAAVAAHEAHVQIRSPYWKE, encoded by the coding sequence ATGAGAGGGAACGTGCTTCGGTCCGTCGCGGATCGATTCGAAACACGGAAGGCAGAGAGGATGGAGTGCGGCACGCAGGGAGCGACCTTCTTCCTCGAGCCCCGGCCGAAAGAATATGACGTGGTAATCGTCGGCGGGGGTCCCGCGGGCCTCTCCGCAGCGGCATTCTGCGGGAAAAAATCTCTCAGGACGGCTGTCTTCGAAGGGAAGTGCTGGGGGGGGATCCTCACCCGGTGTTGCCCGGACAAGCGGATCGACAACTATCCGGGTGTCCCGAAAGGGATCCTGGCCGAAGACCTTGCCGCATTGTTGGTGGAGCAGGCGCGGGAGTCCGGTCCGGATCTGTTCGAGCTGGGGGTCGAGGAGATCACCGCTGACGGAACCATCAGGGCGAAGGATCTCGAGGTGGCCGGGAAGGTGTTTATCCTTGCCTGCGGGAGCAACCCCGGGGAGGCGGGAATCCCCGGTGAAAAGGAGTTCGCCGGACGGGGTGTCCATTACAGGGTCCACGACCCTTCCCGCTTCCAAGGGATGCGGGTCGTTGTTCTCGGCGGAGGCGATACGGCGATATCCCATGTCCATAGGCTTCTCGGCGTCGCAGAGCGGGTCACCTTCGTCCACCGGAAACCCCTCCTCCGGAGCGTAGAGGGACTGTCCGCGGAGGCATTACAAGCGGGGAATCTGGAAGTTCTCCTCGGCACGGTCGTGGAGGAAATCCTCGGCACCTCGCGGGTGGAAGGGGTTCGGCTGAGGCAGGATGCGGATGGGCAGACTCGCGACCTTCCTGCGGATGGGGTGATCGTCGCGGCGGGAAGGGTGCCGAACTCGGCTCTGTTCAAGAATCTCGGGCTGGCACTGGACCCGAAAGGGCAGATCGTGACGGACGACTGGCAGAGGACCAGCGTGCCCCGGATCCTTGCGATCGGCGACGTCTCTTCCCGGCTGAAGATGATCATCACGGCCGTGGCCCAGGCGGCCGTCGCCGCGCACGAGGCGCACGTTCAGATCCGATCGCCTTATTGGAAGGAATAG